The proteins below come from a single Carassius carassius chromosome 11, fCarCar2.1, whole genome shotgun sequence genomic window:
- the LOC132153199 gene encoding cysteine/serine-rich nuclear protein 3-like, whose product MSGILKRKFEEVEGASPCSSLRESEEEEISSTESGDSSDSVNPSASHFSHSSSASSSSSTHALQRTASSILKREKRMRTRRVHFEKVTVYYFSRRQGFTSVPSQGGSTLGMSSRHSCVRQYTLGEFAMEQEKIHRDMLRDHLKEEKLNSIRLRLMKNGSMESEEANALTLDDISDDDLDIDNTEVDEYFFLQPLTTKKRRALLRSSGVKKIDVEEKHELRAIRVSREDCGCDCRLFCDPETCACSLAGIKCQVDRMSFPCGCTKEGCSNAAGRIEFNPIRVRTHFLHTIMKLELEKSREQQQNSGSIAPNGNGFHGDPNSHCSPLMTGQHALEYAIPDTAPQTNIMHLQAGDDMDDTLDDEEEEDDEDEEDEEEDEDDEEDENEEDEDESSSLCSLSDSSTQSLENSDSEEEDDNEDEDKTEEFDTGFSNSEVAPPPSVMHYSENAVVSCNQTNGNSYFINSTAEYYPMEKATPPALLATANQSREPFLGDTVSYQDRVNDSSRVMSQGPYNVTADQYTDYSQQPEQPYANHHLAVIGCCASQLDKSVQSKGTFLSQSGERSQMEFQNYMNNNTQDTGYNANGKCYLAEQPKEMSHNLPEVSLADNTKGPTLLDTFAEPTPV is encoded by the exons ATGAGTGGAATTCTGAAGAGGAAGTTTGAGGAGGTGGAGGGGGCGTCGCCCTGCTCCTCACTGAGGGAGTCTGAGGAGGAGGAGATATCCAGCACTGAGAGCGGAGACAGCAGCGACAGCGTCAACCCGTCAGCGTCACACTTCAGCCATTCTTCATCagcatcatcctcatcatcaacACACGCACTGCAGCGGACAG CATCCTCGATACTGAAACGGGAGAAGCGGATGAGGACGAGGAGGGTTCACTTTGAGAAGGTGACTGTGTATTACTTCAGCCGGAGGCAGGGATTTACCAGCGTGCCCAGTCAGGGTGGCAGTACGCTGGGCATGTCCAGCAGACACAGCTGCGTGCGGCAGTACACGCTGGGAGAATTCGCCATGGAGCAGGAGAAAATCCACAGAGACATGCTCCGAGATCACTTGAAAGAGGAGAAACTCAACTCTATTCGTCTGCGG TTGATGAAGAACGGCTCGATGGAGTCCGAGGAGGCCAATGCTCTCACGCTGGATGACATCTCTGACGATGACCTGGACATTGATAACACAGAGGTGGATGAATACTTTTTCCTTCAGCCACTCACAACTAAGAAGCGGCGTGCTCTCCTGCGCTCATCTGGGGTCAAGAAGATCGATGTGGAAGAGAAACATGAGCTACGAGCCATCAGGGTGTCCAGGGAAGACTGTGGCTGTGACTGCAGACTCTTCTGTGACCCGGAGACCTGTGCATGCAGCCTCGCTGGCATCAAGTGTCAG GTAGACCGCATGTCATTCCCGTGCGGTTGCACAAAAGAGGGCTGCAGCAACGCAGCCGGCAGGATCGAATTTAACCCCATCCGAGTTCGGACTCACTTCCTGCACACCATCATGAAGCTGGAACTCGAGAAGAGCCGCGAGCAGCAGCAGAATTCCGGCTCCATCGCTCCGAACGGCAACGGTTTCCATGGAGACCCGAACAGTCACTGCAGCCCCCTGATGACGGGCCAGCATGCGCTGGAATACGCAATCCCGGATACAGCACCGCAAACCAACATCATGCACCTGCAGGCTGGCGACGACATGGACGACACATTGGATGACGAGGAGGAAGAAGACGacgaagatgaagaagatgaggaagaggatgaagatgatgaagaagacGAGAATGAAGAGGACGAGGACGAGAGCAGCAGTCTGTGCAGTCTATCCGACTCCAGCACACAGAGTTTGGAGAACAGCGACTCTGAGGAGGAAGATGATAATGAGGATGAAGACAAGACGGAAGAGTTTGATACAGGATTTTCCAATAGCGAAGTGGCTCCGCCCCCTTCTGTGATGCATTACTCAGAGAATGCGGTCGTGTCATGCAACCAAACGAATGGCAATTCCTACTTCATCAACTCCACTGCAGAGTACTACCCAATGGAAAAAGCTACTCCACCCGCACTTTTAGCCACCGCCAACCAATCTAGGGAGCCCTTCTTAGGGGACACAGTGTCCTATCAAGACAGGGTTAATGACTCCAGTAGGGTCATGTCTCAGGGTCCTTACAATGTGACCGCTGACCAATACACAGACTACTCCCAGCAGCCGGAGCAGCCATACGCCAATCACCACTTGGCCGTGATTGGTTGTTGCGCCTCACAGCTGGATAAAAGTGTCCAGTCCAAAGGGACCTTCCTCAGCCAATCAGGAGAGCGGAGCCAGATGGAATTCCAAAACTATATGAACAACAATACACAGGATACAGGTTACAATGCCAACGGGAAATGTTACTTAGCTGAACAGCCAAAGGAGATGTCTCACAATCTGCCCGAAGTTTCGTTAGCGGACAACACAAAAGGACCTACTTTACTGGACACTTTTGCTGAGCCCACTCCGGTTTAG